From Enoplosus armatus isolate fEnoArm2 chromosome 23, fEnoArm2.hap1, whole genome shotgun sequence:
TTGCCTCTTTGACCTCAGAGAAAGTCCCATTGACGATACTCCTGaaaggaagaaacagaagatGAACACACAGCCACCAAAGCAAGTGAAATGCTGAAAAGTGATCAATCAGAGGTGGAAAGGAGTCAGGACTGCATTGCCTTGCAACATCAGCTCTTATTAAGATGGTatacataataaaatacagcaaagGACAACTGGAATGAAACTGAAGCCTAGATTGCAGTATATTCTACATGCAAGTACATGTCGTTTATAAAAAACCATCACATATAGAGGCTACTCACAAAGAATTGATGTCGTTGGGGGTAATCCTTGGGACATAGGAGGACCCGACGCAAATGATAGACTCCCGGGAGCAGCTGCATGCTGAAGGACATCGGAAAACCTTCTTCAGATGACCCGGttgagacaggaaacagagcgACACAGAAAACAATGCCCAAATCTTGAGAGTTGGCAGCATCTTTCTTGCGGGGCTAGCATGTGTGAGGTTTGCTGAGAGCGCCGATCGAGGCAGATGGCACCGCGCGTTTCCACCCTGCACCATGAAatgctgcactggctccctgacATCAGcaaatcagctgcagctcccCTCCGTCcactttaattatttattaagtcAGAGCCCCAGTCGGATAACTGTTGGTTAAACAGCCGTAACGcatcgagaaaaaaaaaaacaaaaaaaacaagacagtgttCGGGTGCCACAGATGATCTGGTAACCTGAACGTTTCACATACAGTTAATGCTGCTTTCAAAGAAGCGCAAACACGCCTGTTTCTGATGATATGTGGCATTCGTCGAAATGTGGTTTCACTGTCTGAGCAGACACACTGCGTGTTGTCAATCATGCGTTAATAGATttccaaaatatatttagaatGACGTCAgctacatacacatttacattttgttgctcATTTGGACAGAATTGAGACACATATCTCGGTTATTTCTGGCAGTGTTTGACAGTGAGTGTGTTAGAATCAACAAAGGCGTCTTATTTAAGTGTCTTTATGAAGTCAGGAGGTGATATATTGTTGCACAGGACAGTTTTACATACAGTAAGCTGTACAGTACCCCTCCTCCATACAGAGGCTGTGAGAGGCGCATAACtgcagcaccatggacagcgccGCTCAGCTGGCAGAGCTTCTTAACTAAATCCAGTGGCTGTCTCTCAGTGGTTACATGTGCAGCCAAAGCATACACTATGTATGCAGTATGTGTACAGAGACACCTGCATCAACACAAGGCAGGGGGCCTTATTCATTAAACAACTGCTAGAAGTGGAATTTTGGACTTAAGTGAAAGATggaagtaaaagtccttcaCTTTTACTCCTACTCCAAAACTTCTCCAAATAAAATGCGAAGGACTTAAAAACACATATTCAACAGAGCTCCAGAGGCCTCGTAAACACAACTGCGAATAaccatttctgtttttgctcaCCTGCACACCAtatttctgaatctgaatcaaATGCAGTTATCGGCCgcaaacaacaagaacaaagcTGCCAGTGATTATGTTTCTATATGTCTACATTCTACGTCTGCATGTTAATTGCTACTGGAGATATTAAggatttcacacaaataaaattaactttttaaaaaacgtataattacatgttttgcttttgaaagAATGAAGGATCGACGGTTTAAACCcttgtatttgattggccagtCCTTCTCTGAGCATACATGTGTTTACTTTGCTGTAAGATAAATACGGGCCCAGgtcaatattattatataacccAGAAGCCAAGAAGGCCAGTATTGCTGCCTTgatggcagcagcaggatggtccCAGGGGCAGTGTCCCCACTGGTACTAGTCTGGTAATCCATGACCCTGTTGGTAGTTTGGTAAACTGTGGCCCTTCTTGGGTAACAATCTGTTGATCTATAGCCCTGTTTATGTCACTCTGGCACTCCATCATCACTGCACTCTACCTGGCAGCTGCTGAGAGCCGGGAGTGAAGGGCCATTTGTCATCCAGCAGCATCCCTGGGGTACTTAGACTTATGATTGAGTGTGTGGCGTGCAGATTCAGGAGGAATATTTTTTAAGGGCAGTCTATTTTGGTGAGGAGGGATGAAGGTAAACAATCATTTGCGTTTGAGGGAAACAAGAGGCTGCGAGTGTCTTTTGCCACTTTAAGACTGGGAAAACACTTAAATGCTGATGGATAAGCTAACTTGGGTCATAATGTGGGCTGTTCTCCCCATAATCTTTACTGCTTGATATACCTGAGCAGCTTCCTTTTTGCAATGCTTGACACTACACTGATAACTggattacataaaaaaaaaaaaaaaaaaaagactcattgGCAGCCCTTTTCTGATttacacactgcagcagactTGATCAATAAAGGGGGGGTCCCTTAAAACTGGCCAGCACAAAAATGTGGGTCTGACTCTCTCAATCCCCACAGCATCTCTGCAACATCAGCAAAAGATGAAGAAACATAGCAAACTGgtgacagggaggagggagagaaacgAAAGACACTAAAGAATCTCcagacaggaaaacatttgCTCCCCAGCTCTACATATTAACAGACAGCCAGCGTTGTTCTCGTAAACCAGAATGCAGTCATTTATGTCAGTCTacagctgatttgtttttaattctgcTTTTCGGAGAGCTGCACTGTAACAGCACTGTCGCAGTGTTTTTCCACTATATTTTGTTAATGGTTCAGTATAGCCTGGGAACAGTGGAAGTGTGCTGATACAGCACCCTTATCCTATCTGACAACAGACCACTTTCAAAGGCTGCTGGGTGGACTGGTTCTGCATGTTGCCATCGCTACATGCAGTCAGACCTGCATTACTAATGGCAGTTCAAAAACCCGACATGTGCTGACTGTACATTGCTACGCCCGAGCGCACCTGGGCCCAGCACAGACGTAGCAACTGTGAGCAGCTGGTGCTTCCGGTTCTGATTAGAACACAAGTGTCTGAACTCCAGAACATGCAGCGGCATCTACTTCATGTGCCCCAAGCTTTTCAAAGAGCAATCACCCTTGATAATGGGCAGCAGATGAAGGGGAGGGCACGGGAAGAACTTGGACAGTGCAGTATCGAAATATAGATTAGTCATCAGTCAGTGAGGCTTTAGCAGGAGTCTATTTTTGTGCCTCAGGGTGCTACCTGCTCTGCTTCCTAATGAGCAGAGGGAATAAGACAAAAGACTTCAGAAAACCTCTGAAATGTGCAAACATGGAGGAGACTTGTGTGATTAAAGATCAAATCCCCTGATGAAAGTTCTGGCTGAAATCCAAATTCATCCCACGCTGtataacagcaaaaaaaagccTAACTGTTAACTACATAACTCTTAAATTGTTAATGTTACATACAGTGCAGGTTATAACCGAGACTAACAGTGAACATTTCCTTCACTAAACACACGAGTGATCTATGTTTGCTGCACTTAATTGATTATCTGCTCCTTGCAATTGGTTTCAGAGCCTGAAAGTCAATGAGCTAGTCCAATACAATGGCTGCAAATGGAGTGAATGGCATTTGTATCGTATTATAACACATAGCAGAAGAAATGGCACAACACGCTAGATTATAAAGCTATATCAGTTCATATATCAATGAGTGGAAGTTATGGGCCTCTCAGAGCCTCCTTTCAAACTGAAAGACTGGCCAATTAATAGAGTATTTCACCCAATAACGGCAATGTGGAGGCTTTAGAAAGCTTTAGCTTCATTGTAAATGAGAATCTGTTTTACTCCAAAATCCATAATAAAGTAAACCATTTTCCACATATACAGACAATACAACAGTCTTTGCAGACACTTTGGTCTAACTTTAGATCAGTGGTGAAATACCATATGCTCATGAGAAGCATTTGTATGCAGCTTGTGTCCTTACAATATCTACTAATTAGCACAGCTTTACAGAGGAGGGAATTATTCAGCGACATcgtgtcatttttgtttgtaatggACACCTGCACACAGGTTCATCGCCAGCTGTTGCTGCAGAGTTCAAGTCAATGTCTGGATTGATAATCCATCAGCAAGTgccattcaaaacacacacagttcaaatCAGGTAAGGAGTAAGTGCAGGCAGCCGAGGGCTCAAACTAAGGAGAAATCACTTTTCTACTCGACTACTCTGTTAAAATGTTCTTATTTCAGCTCAGTCAGTCTCCAGTCGTGTCCTCCTGGCACGACGGAAGTACTGGGGAACTACTTTTCGCCgcatttccctctttcttcagGGTCTTCAGGCACTTGTCAAGCCTTTTGATGCACAGTGTCACATCTTCAGGAGTGACACCCACAGCTGAGGCGGCATTGAGGTAAGGACAGGGGTATTCCTCCGAGTGCGACATAAAGCCGCGGAACGTGTGTCCGCTTATGGTCTGCTCCTTGCCCAGCGGTATTACCCTAGAAACATGGGATAATGTAGAGCAGTAATGATTATTTAACATGCTGGAAAACAACTacaatgtattattttttacaacTATGACCTGGCTAAAGCTTAAGCTACTCACTTGACAAACAACAACTattatttcaacaaaataatTTGACTTTTACAGAGAGTGTAGAAATCATTTTGTAATGAAGGCAGTGCCCTACTTATTCAATCAAAATATTTACTATTAGCTTTATTTACTCAATAAAGAAACTCTACTCTAATGAGCAATGTTccattcttttgttttcaatagAAAAGAGTCCCGCAGCCTACAGCGCTGTGCCTCCGTAACTGTCTACTCTTGTGGAAAACTTTAAAGCGATACTTACAAGAATCTTTCATAGATGGCAGAAAATGCTACTGTCTTCCTGCAATGTATATGtcactgtaaatactgtgtttTTAGGATTTTAGAGTTAGAGATAACAATAACtcacttgggggcagcgaaAACAACActacactgacatatcatcaacttttaagttaatatggcggacttgttagcaaacaatatTTACGGCGCAACGTTCATTCCAGTATTTGGTCTCCTTTTAgtaccaaaacaatgagctgaaagacgctttAAACCTCTCCAGTGTaactgaggggaactgcagagtcgggtgaaAATTCTCagtgggttcgtcactacgagTGACCCATCATATAAGTCATACGATCCATTATTAATATcgattatagcagctttaaagagcaAGTTTCTTTTAATGGAGGTCATACTTAGCCCGGCATGATGGCATCCGATCTGTTGTCTTTGCAAAGTTAGAAGCTTCATGCAGAAAAGTAAACTCCTTTACAAACTCGTCTGTTTTTGAAATGAGAGACACAAGGCAGCGCTCTCCTACCAACATACTGCATACTTAAAGTGTTTCAGGGGTGGATGTTTGAAGCGAGAAACTGCTTTTGAGCGGTAGTCGGTTTCTAAGTGTCAGACTCTGCAATACTGTAAACAATACCTATGCCCCTGAAAATTGGCATGGTTTCACCACTGTCAGCACAGTTTAGACTCACTTTAATGTGAAATCAATTACTGGCCAGCTATTAGgactgtgtgtatgagagagagaccATTATGGTAGAGAAATGCATAGTAATAAGATGTTTTGCTGGATAAGAGAATAGCTCATTGTTGATGTGAATAAAGCCAGCTCCCTCGCACCAGTATTCATGGTTGGCACTGAGACTACGTCAttcaataaacacacatcatATCCTGCTATAAATTATAAAGATTAATGTGTCATTGAAGCATGAACCTTGAGTAAGCTCTGCACTCTGACCATGGAAAAATGTTCACTTGATAGAAAtcaagaggagaaggaaggaagggtgGAGGctatttcttttctgctttttttaaaatccaattGAGGCATGAGTGCATTAAAACctgaacaacacaaaacaagcatGACAGAATGACCCAAATAAATCATTCATTCGggatattttaaatatttagataGGTTCCCATGCTTGGTCAAAAACTATTGAagggaaaaatggaaaaacaaaagcagctccCAAATTCTGTGTTTTGGCAGCCGCGGGTGACTGAGGCAGAAGGCAACAAAGAAGAATTGACAAatcctcctccctttctgctAAGAAACAAACACTAGCAGTGGGACTGAGAACATGGCCGTCAAAGCTACGTCACAGTTTGAGCCTGCTGTCCCAGTGGAGACAACATCGCTCTGCGGATCGTAATGGAAACATCCTGTTAAATTAGGAGGCGGCCCTGATAGGATGGCCCGTCTAATCATCTAAAGTAGTTTCTGCTCCACCATATTCAGCAGATCCATCTGGCTGATTGCTGACTTCCACTGGCCATTTTTTTTGGCAACACACAGCTCAGCCCCTCATTTTTGAGGACACGGACAAACCCGTTTGACTTTTGTGACACGCCGACTCACTCCACAATActaacacacaccttcacacccTCTTCTTTTTAGTCCCCTCCCCCCCATGTTTCCAACTCCAGGCCAGATTACGGCCATGCCCTTTTAAAGTTTTCATACCTGGCTCCAGACACTTGCCGGGTGAACAACATGGAGCCCAGCTGAGTCACTGCCTTGTTGCTCTCGGCCTGGAGACCATCCAGAGACATGGCTGGAGGAGAGaccacaccaaacacacatatacacagtgaCTACATTAAGCTATCCAAGATTAAAAACGTACTAATGTAGGGTCAGAAATGTAGCgttcaaaactcaaaaaaccccaaacaaaaatTTTAATACATGGTGTATATACAGTCTGTAGACCTGCTGGTCTGTAGCCAGTACATTGAGCTTACCCAGGGAAATGGGGTTATGTGGGGTGTGAAGCAATCTCTCCCCGTGTGCAGAGGCCAGACTCTTCAGCTCCTGAGCCAGTAACGAATAAATCTCCTGCAGGACacgcagacacagagaagaggCATGGAGAGACAGTACTACAGGGAGCAGGGGCCATACGAAAGAACTATAAATAGGAACACAATGCTCCTTTCACACTCTGCCACAGCCTTattttagcagcagcagccttgcTTTTATTGCTAATCAAGCAAATCTATCCGCAAGCAGGCCAGCCCGTGCCCAAACCCCTCCCTTTCCCCCTCTGCTCTTCCCACTGCCTGCCTGACTGTGAGCGTTTCCCTCCAAGCTTCAGCACAATGTGTccacttcctctccatctctggcCAGGACCTTTACTCGCGTCACACATCCACCTCTGGGATCAAttagagagggaggagaagaggaaacacGTGCTTTTATCCTGAGATTTTAACAtccacatgtttaaaatgtgctgaCAAAGTGTGTTTAGTTCAGAGCCTCAAAGCAGTGTGTGGAAGACTAAATAAGGGGGAGGGAGTTCTGGAAACAGATGCTGTGAGCCCAGGCCAGGTGGGGAAgctgcacaacaacaaatcgcagtgtttttgttgctggCTACTGGCGCCAGATTCCCCAGTGAAGCATCGCACATTGAAGGATCTGCAGCAGTGTgcaacagtgtgtatgtgtgtcaccatgtgcatgtgtgtcacagTGCTCTGCTGACTCATACTTTCCTAATTGAAAGCATCAAGAAGGAAAATATTCTCTCTGTCAtgagtcaaacacaaacagcctttCAATGATGTCAAGTGTCTCCAAGTGTCCCTTGTTCTCTAATAACAATGGATGACTTTATCATCCCTGGGGAGGAGGGGTGCAAGTGGTGGAGGGAGTGCATGGCAACGACTCTGCAgacaataaatgtgtgtgtgatgacgaAGCCCGATCCttaccaaaaagaaaacacacatcatctgCTGGTTCTTTTCAATATCTAGACATTTTCTAAAGTGGCTACATGAGGCTGTAAATGAATCTCAACAGATGAAATGTCTGAATTATTTAAAGCTTTTGACCCCAGGGGGGGAGGATGTGAGGAAATCACTCAGTTCTGCAGACAATATGGAAAACTGGTCCTGTACATTAATTATGCATAATGTGGACCAAGAGAAATCAATAAGCCTTGATGGCGTCAGGTCATGTGAGAGGCCAGAGGAACTTCCTAGATTTATATTTCCGCTGTGGAGTCGGTTTTACACTTATGGCATTTTGGGTATTGTATGCCATCCATTAAGAGTGTCATTTTTGGGTGTAGTTTGTACGCCATGTATTCTCAGAGGATTTTACTAATAGGTCTGAAAATTTGATGTAGAAGAGTCATTTATTTCTGAATCTTCCCGAGGTCTGAGCATCAACAGAAACAGATATAGCccagcacatttacagtacatttatggTAGGTGAGAGAATGCTGCAGTGCCTACCGTTTGAAGAGGGGGATGCTGCATTGTGAGCAAACTGTGCTTTAAAGCAGGGAGCCACCAGGGGATGTTTTCTGAAACTTCTGGATCAATTTTATCTTGCTATAGCATACACCTCCCTCTACAAAGTCTCATCCCTCAGTCAGAATGCAGGTAAGCAAAGagctgtatacacacacagtcatagcATGTGATCCACTGCAATACAACTTATGTAAGCTGTGGGTTTTTTTAGTGTTCAGGGGAAAGAGGTTGACACAGCACGCATCGAAACATATTCAGACCTACTCCAATGCATGACTGACattgcagcagtgtttttataccaatatattaaaaatattaagcCTTATAAAAAAGGTGACGTGTGCATGctctcacttttctttctgaCAGGAGCTTCTTGTAGCCGCTGGCTCCCAGAGTGAGAAGGGTAATGAGGACGTCAAGGGAAGGTGAGGCCGATGCTCGACCTGGACAAAGAGGACCAAGAGGTGACTTTACTAAGCAGAAACTAGACAGAGTCTGCTGTGTGCAAacctataatatatattataggtATAAATGCCAGAAGCATCAGTGGCTGTAAAGGTGAGTATCAAAAGTCTGATgaaattctatatttttcttgtcaTCATAGCCAAAGCTGAACATGGTTTATTCCTTTGTGCCAttgagctccattgttgtccgaAACATTTATCACTGAGCCACACTATTGCACTGTGACGTGTTCCTTCATTCGGATGAATACgggcactgtagttttattttgagtcaatcccacatacaccgtccacagacaataagaaaaatacagccTTATTCTTCATGTATCATTTTGGAGCTGCGAAATTTCAATCAGTACCCATCCCTAATGATGGCCTTCTCCCACTCAATATTATTGAAAAGCAGTTTTCTTTCATTGTACTAAGACGCACTGAAAAGAAATTAGCAGCGTTCATCAcatatgaaaatattcaaaaagaaaataaaagattgaATTATGAAAAATGACTACGGCTGTATCATTAATACTtcattgtcttttgtctttactGGGTTCATAGCCCCAAACTTATCATATTTTAACTCTTGTCGATGGAAAAGTGCgagtaacaataataattgcaataaaataaaagtttaagtGTTTCCTCAATACAGTGAAGCCCAGTAAACATGTACATTAATACATCAGGAAAGATGGGACAGATACATTTGTACTTATACAAtctgtataaataaacacacatccacTTATCTACTATTTTATCTATTGCCGCCATGATTTCACCTTACATAGCTCAGCCATAGTGTTGTTAATACTCACCTGGGTACATCTGGCTTATCTCCTGTATGAAGGACTCATCAAAACCTGCGATTATGGCACCACCTACTGGAACCATAAAGTTCTTGTCCAAGCTCTGTACAAAGGCATCAATTCTTCCAACACGAGCCCCCTGATGAAAgacacattaaagaaaatacatgcaATTACTGTACAAGTGAAAACAAGCACAAGTATTCTTCCGCTTCAGAAATACAAATGACACAGGGATTGGGGATGAGTGCTACCTACCTGTTGTATAAGGTGCATGCATTTGGACGACTGTACTCCATATGCATTGTTAACTATGTGGGGAATGTTATATTTGGCACACGCAGCGGCCAGCTCCTCAAGCCTACAAGCCAAGGTAACAAATGTACTTTTAGAAATGGCACAAACTCTACTCCCACACCACGGGCCAAATTACAGCTTATATCgtgtttattcaaataaaaggACACCTATAATTAAATTATTCATGATACACTTCATGTAATCCTCACTGGTATTTATAAATCAACTACAGAGACATTGAGAAAAGCCTAAGGGGGTAAATGGAAACGCATTTTACCTGTCAGGGACCCGCGGGGCAAAGCAGGATGTTGTTGAATGAACACACAGGATGTTCTCGGCTCTGAGCTCCTCAATCTTGCGCTCAACTGCTCCCAAGTCTGTCCGCAACTCATCACCCTCAAGAACATTCTCCACCACCACTGGCTCAAAGCCTGATAAAACAGTCAGATATGAGCAAGAGACAGCGAAAGCCCTcgggtgtgactgtgtgtgtgttttttatgaggAAGAAGCACACTTCTAGCTAGCATGGGGGTGAAAGTGCAAAAAAGAAAGTGCAAAGATTTAGTCATCACTTAATTATTTCTATTCAAGAAAGACACTTTAGATGGCACTATTTCTGACTGACAAATTCACCCCAGAAAATCGCCATCTGCTGCCTAATTTCAAACACCTATCTAGTCTGTGAACAAGATGTAAGGGTGACAGGACATCGGATACTGATGTCATTTTCACCTGCTGTGATCATGGCTTTGAAACAGGACTTCTGGTCGATGCGAGGCCAAATGATGTAGCGAGCCTTGGGTCTCCGATGACGAAGGGTCAGGAAGCACAGAGTCAAGCTCATTCCTGTTGCCATGGGAACCACAAAGCAGCTCGCCACACTGCGGACACCTGTTGTCCAGAAGAAACAAagcatgcttttatttttttccccccgtttaCACCTTCAAGTAAAAACCTGAATTAAAGGGGCAATCCACTTTACTACTCAGGACTGatactcagcctgtgaaaacatcTGGGTTATGtgctctgtggctctggaggagctttccaAAGTTTTTCCAAATCATGATGACATCAATGATCAGTCTCTTGTGATTCCCCTAGCTTGACGGAAGTGCGGTACTAAATCACTTGAATGGCCCTTTAAgatcaattttatttttctcttgttATAGAATATCGCTCTACAACTGTTCAGTGGTTTCAAACATACAAAAGTAAATTCCAACATGATTAAGCACAAACATTGAATGCCCTCGCAAAGTATATAACACACTTAGTTTGAACGATAAGAAATACACACCTGAGAGCTTTAAGATGTCCAACACAACGGAATTGGTCAGCTTGTTAAGTAGACTGGATCCTGCAGCTTTGGGCTGAATGGCAGCAATGTCACCTGACCGACCTATGCCATGGATCAACCTTCATAAAAGGGTCACAAATGAAACCGTTTAACAGCTTCTTAAACTTTGTGAAGCATTCAAATCTGATTGTTACTCGTGAAGATTTGTATGACTAGAACTTCTGAAAAAAATGGACATTATGCAGAGTGACTCCATTCACACTTTACAAACTGAATGTCAAACTCGAACCTGTAATGTCGTCTTGCCACAAGGCCGGACGCCACCCGGCCTTCCCTCTCTCCTACACCACAGTTGCCGAGGAAGTTATTGCTGTCCATCACAGCCAGCTCATTCAGGAAGAGCTCTATGGTGCTCTCATTCCATCCCTCCTCTGGACACTTACCCTGCAAGACACACAACGTGAAAAGAGGAATCTGCAGTGACCTTGGGGAAACATGATGGCAGCCGCAGGCTTTACCTGCTCCAGTAAGTGCCTGATGAGCTGCTCATGGCTGCGACGCGCCTGGCTCCCCTGTCGGATGTAGGAGGGCGACACTATCTTCTCACTCAGGCTGAAGTTTTCACAGTTCATCTCTGTCCCACAACAGCTTCATGTTAACATTCGCAGACAACTCTCAGGCCCACATGGGAATACTtcaaacaaaaatacttttcttgTTTATGGGttgtgcactttgttttttgcagttCAAGCACAACTCGTAACTGCAGAAAATTAGAAGCCTAAAACAAGTAGTATTATAACAAATAGTGTATCTGTCTCTACTTTACAGCCAGATTTCAGCCTATCACATATATACTGGCATATaggtaacaagaaattgcagtacagaaattcATTTAAGGGACCCTCATAATAACGACAGGGGCGCATTATGGGAGCTTAATAAAAAGCCAGGGTATCTTGGCCTCTGCCACTTTGATTtagacttatttatttttttaatctgtctcttatGAGTGCCCCAACATGATGAAAGTCCAATAATCACTTCCACTCCTTCCATCCCTCTTAACGAACAGACACGTCTACTATGAAACAAAAATGGCTGTGAAGTGTATGAACATGACATGTCAGAAGTAATCTCACGTGTTAGCGAGCAGCAGGGGTGTGTGgacacagaaaatgtacatttactacactatatattttatttaagtcGTTGTTTTGTAACCTATGAGTTGTGTTCTATGCGGTGCTGCTATCTTGGCCACAATtgtaaatgacattttcaagcTCAGTGAGgcctgaataaaaacaaatcatacatAATGTTACGTGTCTGCTGTCCTAATATAACGTTACTTAACGTTAGCCAAGGTTTAACATCAAGAGAAACACATACCAACAAGGAGACGTCGTGTTACGCCAGTGTTAAACGACTCCTAACCAACCACAGAGGTTGTAAATCAAACTTAGCTTAAATGAGTTTAACCGGAACCATGATTATAATTTGGTAACTACTGCCTCATGTTATTTACCTTGGCGGCAAGGCTGCTAGCAgctctgctaagctaagctaacgttgtCACGCGAGAAACAAGGCCGTACAGCTCCAACAGGGCTGCTTTGGTAGACGACAGCTATTCTATCTTCTTACCTCACAGCTTTCCTGTGAGACTGCCCGTGTTTCAAACCGTCACACTGCCTCCAAACTAATAACAGGTATGAagacaggcaggaggaggaggaggaggaggcagcatgGGGAGGCAGGGGAATCAGCGAACATGCTACGTCACGATGTCACATGACAGAGGAGAGCTGATCACGTGACCGACCGTCTTTCGGCGTCCCAGTTAATCATGCCAGTCAGTTTATAATTCACCATTCCGTTCACAGCTTTATGGaaattgttgtctttttaagaaattaattttaatttaatttaatttttttgtttaagaTTATTATACTGCTGCACCAAATAACTGAACTTTCATTGAAAATATTTAAGCAGACATATTGGTATTTTTTCCCCAGAAGCCACTGGAAGAcattgatgaatgaatgaatgaataaataaataaataaataaaacgcaCACCTAAacaaaatatctaaatatatgtattatatatataaatacatgttttaaagtGTCTAGTGTGATTTTGGAAGAGGGTTGAAAATAAAGGTTTTACAATGAGTTGTTGTTAgaattaataaacacttaatgtcatttaattaataatgaataacaaTGGCATTTAATTGGATATCCACATCCACATACactacatccacacacactatTGATATTGAAGCCTTCGGAAATAATTTCACAAAACAGAcctttcatttcagctctttaaTCAAATGTATGAGaattatttgcattattacaTGAACAATAGCAAGGCGGCATTACATACAGGGTTGACAGTACTGGGACCAAAAATAACGTACTTGCATAGTGTGGCTTTACAGGGGCAAAGGGGTAGTGGtggaagtatatatatatatatgtgtgtgtgtgtgtgtgtgtgtgtgtaacttaaGTTaaggataaaaaataaataaaaat
This genomic window contains:
- the sepsecs gene encoding O-phosphoseryl-tRNA(Sec) selenium transferase; translated protein: MNCENFSLSEKIVSPSYIRQGSQARRSHEQLIRHLLEQGKCPEEGWNESTIELFLNELAVMDSNNFLGNCGVGEREGRVASGLVARRHYRLIHGIGRSGDIAAIQPKAAGSSLLNKLTNSVVLDILKLSGVRSVASCFVVPMATGMSLTLCFLTLRHRRPKARYIIWPRIDQKSCFKAMITAGFEPVVVENVLEGDELRTDLGAVERKIEELRAENILCVHSTTSCFAPRVPDRLEELAAACAKYNIPHIVNNAYGVQSSKCMHLIQQGARVGRIDAFVQSLDKNFMVPVGGAIIAGFDESFIQEISQMYPGRASASPSLDVLITLLTLGASGYKKLLSERKEIYSLLAQELKSLASAHGERLLHTPHNPISLAMSLDGLQAESNKAVTQLGSMLFTRQVSGARVIPLGKEQTISGHTFRGFMSHSEEYPCPYLNAASAVGVTPEDVTLCIKRLDKCLKTLKKEGNAAKSSSPVLPSCQEDTTGD